The following are from one region of the Pseudohongiella spirulinae genome:
- a CDS encoding CocE/NonD family hydrolase, with translation MSGVKTKLPGFSLRPHPALLLLFVILTFIPSLYAQTQDSVMVPMRDGVNLATNIYLPDGDGPWPVVLTRTPYNKNGADRSAELYNNRGYALISQDVRGRYESEGENRPFETDIEDGYDTIEWIAAQDFSNGKIGIFGTSAPGITSNLAAAAAPPHLTAAYVTVAPDSLFYRSRFVGGVFKESHSGGWLRGQGVSEDVINAYRARAVLDEQWRATDFLFHRHNVQIPVYNVGGWHDIYAEGSLYNYVYLQNEGHPNARGKQKLFMGAFGHGMLQGDLEYPNGGLINGDIEEQFRWWDYWLKGIDNGIMDEPPVSYYMMASARKGAISPKNRVIHADSWPPQHQLTRFYLQPDGSLATSMPSAANASKTYLFDPANPVPTIGGQNLGQDVGPRDQREIGERQDYLRFETAVLEDDVVVAGHIDMELYVSTDALDTDFVVKLVDIYPDGYEALILDYPIRARFRDGQNPEDVKLMTPGAVEKLTINMWSTAQTFEKGHRIGVHVTSSNYPRFAVNPNNGAALDDVTSPAKTASNTIYFDSGRPSAIILPIVSKTRD, from the coding sequence ATGAGTGGTGTTAAAACTAAATTACCCGGATTCTCGCTCCGCCCGCATCCAGCACTTTTGTTATTGTTCGTCATTCTGACCTTTATTCCATCGCTCTATGCACAGACCCAAGACTCTGTCATGGTGCCCATGCGCGATGGCGTTAATCTCGCTACCAATATCTATCTGCCAGACGGCGACGGCCCCTGGCCAGTTGTACTTACACGCACGCCCTACAACAAGAATGGCGCTGATCGCAGCGCGGAATTGTATAACAACCGAGGCTATGCACTGATCTCTCAGGATGTGCGAGGCCGCTACGAATCCGAAGGTGAAAATCGCCCCTTCGAAACCGATATTGAAGATGGCTACGACACGATCGAGTGGATCGCCGCCCAGGACTTCAGCAACGGCAAAATCGGCATTTTCGGCACCTCGGCACCTGGCATCACCTCCAATCTGGCAGCCGCCGCGGCACCACCTCATTTGACAGCCGCCTATGTCACCGTCGCTCCCGACAGCCTGTTTTACCGTTCACGGTTTGTGGGCGGCGTATTCAAGGAAAGCCACTCTGGTGGCTGGCTGCGAGGCCAGGGTGTCAGTGAGGATGTCATCAATGCCTACCGGGCACGCGCCGTGCTGGATGAGCAATGGCGCGCTACCGACTTCCTGTTTCACCGTCACAATGTGCAAATCCCGGTCTATAACGTCGGCGGCTGGCATGATATCTACGCAGAGGGCTCGCTGTACAACTATGTGTACCTGCAGAATGAAGGTCACCCCAATGCCCGCGGCAAGCAGAAACTGTTTATGGGCGCGTTCGGTCACGGCATGCTGCAGGGCGATCTGGAATATCCCAATGGCGGCCTGATCAACGGCGATATTGAAGAGCAGTTCCGATGGTGGGATTACTGGCTGAAAGGCATCGACAACGGCATCATGGATGAACCGCCGGTCAGCTACTACATGATGGCCTCAGCGCGCAAAGGTGCCATATCTCCCAAAAATAGGGTGATCCATGCGGACAGTTGGCCACCGCAACATCAATTGACCCGGTTTTACCTGCAGCCTGATGGCAGTCTGGCGACGTCCATGCCATCCGCTGCCAATGCATCAAAAACCTATCTGTTTGACCCGGCCAATCCAGTGCCAACCATCGGCGGCCAGAACCTGGGCCAGGATGTCGGACCACGTGATCAACGCGAAATCGGTGAGCGACAGGATTACCTGCGCTTTGAAACCGCCGTGCTTGAAGACGACGTGGTCGTGGCCGGTCACATCGATATGGAGCTTTATGTGTCCACCGATGCGCTGGACACAGACTTTGTTGTCAAGCTGGTGGATATTTACCCCGATGGCTACGAGGCATTGATTCTGGACTACCCGATACGTGCGCGCTTCCGCGATGGGCAGAACCCGGAGGATGTCAAACTGATGACCCCGGGTGCTGTGGAGAAACTGACCATTAATATGTGGAGCACGGCCCAGACCTTTGAGAAGGGTCACCGCATTGGCGTACACGTCACTTCCAGCAACTACCCACGTTTTGCGGTCAATCCGAATAATGGCGCCGCGCTCGATGATGTCACCAGCCCCGCAAAAACGGCGAGCAATACCATTTATTTTGACAGCGGACGGCCGTCTGCAATCATCTTACCGATCGTCAGCAAGACACGTGATTAA
- a CDS encoding type II secretion system protein has translation MKQISGIKKTQGGFTLIEIAIVLVIIGLLIGGVLQGQQLIENSRVRAAVNDFQGVPAAAYSYQDRYGRYPGDDGPLATLQGRGGSWATITAASTAPNGVLDGAIATTFNPTVEILGFWQHLRASGFIPGNPATIGAAALPQNPFGGLIGVNSSLIQGMPAGSVKLCMNNVPGSAAIALDTQLDDGITDSGIFRANVGATANAAAVPAATGYDQDTLYTVCLRI, from the coding sequence ATGAAACAGATTTCTGGCATCAAAAAAACACAGGGTGGTTTCACCCTGATCGAAATCGCCATCGTACTGGTCATTATCGGCCTGCTGATCGGTGGTGTTCTGCAGGGTCAGCAGTTGATCGAGAACTCGCGAGTGCGCGCAGCGGTCAATGATTTCCAGGGTGTTCCTGCTGCAGCCTACTCCTATCAGGATCGCTATGGCCGATATCCTGGTGACGATGGTCCGCTGGCAACACTGCAGGGCCGGGGTGGTTCATGGGCCACGATCACAGCAGCATCTACGGCACCTAACGGTGTACTGGATGGTGCTATCGCAACAACATTCAACCCAACAGTCGAAATTCTGGGTTTCTGGCAACATCTGCGCGCCTCAGGTTTCATACCCGGCAACCCGGCAACCATTGGTGCGGCTGCATTACCCCAGAACCCATTTGGTGGTCTGATTGGCGTGAACTCCAGCCTGATTCAGGGCATGCCGGCTGGCTCAGTAAAGCTGTGCATGAACAACGTGCCTGGTTCCGCGGCGATCGCACTTGATACGCAATTGGATGATGGCATCACAGACTCCGGTATTTTCCGCGCCAACGTTGGCGCCACTGCCAACGCCGCTGCTGTCCCTGCTGCAACCGGCTACGACCAGGATACACTTTACACCGTGTGTCTGCGCATCTAG
- a CDS encoding ATP-binding protein encodes MILNDLYPYLILIGATILAVTAWLLQQANAQNNRGRELIKLNESLNFDLPDFLRDCWPLLNKGGFVGLRWDLDWFGTKLSGMQGQETPHTYEQQLYADDISLEISLFSAKSSWERRYFSRSLAESFFLLLRMDFWIKLGSIRSTFAQAAKMNVFLQHDIKNMLQLTSLAAEQILDPPVGQQQRLIAALQVSIPALRDRVELMLERLRQDKNVQVSSMIELSDYIRNSAQSYKLRAEISGRAQIATRQVALQSIIDNLLGNYADMAKKQPEEVSLIIQISSEERAIQITFSDQNADPCPWPERLFEPFWSEHGNGRGIGLYQARQSAIGLGGNLSIVAHPDRPLLFLLTLPAHTDE; translated from the coding sequence GTGATACTGAATGATCTGTATCCTTACCTGATCCTGATCGGGGCAACGATTCTTGCCGTGACCGCATGGCTGCTGCAGCAGGCGAACGCCCAGAACAACCGTGGGCGTGAACTGATCAAACTGAATGAGTCGCTAAACTTCGACCTGCCGGACTTTCTGCGGGACTGCTGGCCATTACTGAACAAAGGGGGATTTGTCGGTCTGCGATGGGACCTGGACTGGTTTGGTACAAAGCTCTCAGGCATGCAAGGACAGGAAACACCTCACACCTATGAGCAACAACTGTATGCTGATGACATATCACTGGAAATCAGCCTGTTCTCGGCCAAAAGCAGTTGGGAGCGGCGCTACTTCAGCCGCTCCCTGGCTGAAAGTTTTTTTCTCCTGCTGAGAATGGACTTCTGGATCAAGCTGGGCTCCATCCGTTCAACATTTGCGCAAGCCGCAAAAATGAATGTATTTCTGCAGCATGACATCAAAAATATGCTGCAGCTCACCAGCCTCGCTGCGGAGCAGATTCTGGATCCACCAGTTGGTCAACAACAACGTTTGATCGCTGCATTGCAAGTGAGTATTCCGGCGTTGCGCGACCGTGTTGAATTGATGCTGGAGCGCTTACGTCAAGATAAGAATGTGCAAGTGTCATCGATGATTGAGTTGTCGGACTACATTCGAAACTCAGCACAAAGCTATAAATTGCGGGCTGAGATCTCAGGGCGCGCACAAATAGCCACCAGGCAGGTTGCATTGCAATCGATCATTGATAATCTGTTGGGGAACTACGCCGATATGGCAAAAAAACAGCCAGAAGAAGTTAGTCTCATCATTCAGATAAGCTCTGAAGAGCGCGCCATACAGATTACTTTTTCAGACCAGAATGCAGACCCTTGCCCATGGCCGGAGCGTTTGTTTGAACCTTTCTGGAGTGAGCACGGCAATGGCCGTGGCATCGGGCTTTACCAGGCACGGCAATCTGCAATCGGACTGGGTGGCAACTTATCCATCGTAGCCCACCCCGACCGACCCTTGCTTTTTTTGCTCACTCTTCCTGCCCATACAGATGAGTAA
- a CDS encoding response regulator transcription factor, whose translation MTEEAEREERKILIAEDDEALRSMLQSSLEMRDFTVVAADCRESALAQLKNNPDIQVMLIDLGLPPAAHNTDEGIALIKNIVASNSSAKIIVLTGQDEESAALAAIREGAFDFLAKPASLEKILQSLGRAFLFVRQEINMSADGLTRLQINARIADGLKAVREDAEEKLVRQVLKDTEFNVYQSAARLGIKRESVYYFLKKFGIQRDTE comes from the coding sequence GTGACAGAAGAAGCAGAACGCGAAGAGCGTAAAATACTGATCGCCGAGGACGATGAGGCACTCCGCAGCATGCTGCAGAGTTCTCTGGAAATGAGAGATTTCACCGTGGTGGCTGCCGACTGCAGAGAATCTGCCCTGGCCCAGCTAAAAAACAATCCTGACATACAGGTCATGCTGATCGATCTGGGGCTGCCGCCCGCTGCCCACAATACCGACGAAGGCATCGCCCTGATAAAAAACATCGTGGCATCTAACAGCAGCGCAAAAATAATCGTGCTGACCGGTCAGGATGAGGAAAGTGCCGCTCTGGCCGCCATCCGCGAAGGCGCGTTTGATTTTCTGGCCAAACCCGCCTCACTCGAAAAGATACTGCAGTCTCTTGGCAGAGCTTTCTTGTTTGTCAGGCAGGAAATTAACATGTCTGCCGACGGTCTGACGCGCCTGCAGATCAACGCCAGAATAGCCGATGGTCTGAAAGCCGTGCGCGAAGATGCCGAAGAAAAGCTGGTACGCCAGGTTCTAAAGGACACTGAATTCAATGTCTACCAGAGCGCAGCCCGACTGGGAATCAAACGTGAAAGCGTCTATTACTTCTTGAAGAAGTTTGGGATCCAACGTGATACTGAATGA
- a CDS encoding prepilin-type N-terminal cleavage/methylation domain-containing protein yields MKTPINHRELDLRHRGFSLIEMAVVLMILGFLLSGLLVSLSQSTENTRRTDANAQLKRIEEALLGFAQANGRLPCPASHTSAGQEAIVDVATGVCNVPTTVTHGFVPAATLGLTGAVNADGLLTDPWGNPYRYSVSNRIQGANRAFTSSVGMTALFAAAPLNNTNMLRVCRQAPCVDIITDLAPAVVLSMGANWSSFSSANEVANAGNVVVGGYRLTNTNDFVSTEYNETTFDDLIIWISPNILFSRMISAGRLP; encoded by the coding sequence TTGAAGACTCCCATTAATCACCGGGAACTTGACCTGCGTCATAGAGGGTTCTCACTGATTGAAATGGCCGTGGTGCTGATGATTCTGGGCTTTCTGCTCAGCGGCCTGCTGGTGTCTCTCAGCCAGAGTACCGAAAATACCCGACGTACCGACGCCAATGCGCAGTTGAAACGTATTGAAGAAGCACTGCTGGGTTTTGCCCAGGCCAATGGCCGCCTGCCCTGCCCGGCCAGTCATACAAGTGCCGGTCAGGAAGCGATTGTCGATGTTGCGACGGGTGTATGCAATGTCCCGACCACAGTGACTCACGGATTCGTGCCAGCTGCCACCCTTGGATTGACCGGGGCGGTGAACGCAGATGGTCTGCTGACCGACCCCTGGGGCAACCCCTACCGCTATTCAGTTTCTAACCGCATTCAGGGTGCCAACCGTGCCTTTACTTCCAGCGTCGGCATGACTGCGCTCTTTGCTGCCGCGCCTTTGAACAATACCAACATGCTGCGTGTCTGCCGACAGGCACCCTGCGTAGACATCATCACAGACCTGGCACCAGCAGTGGTCCTCTCCATGGGCGCTAACTGGTCAAGTTTCAGTTCAGCCAACGAAGTGGCTAATGCCGGCAACGTGGTAGTGGGCGGCTATCGTCTGACCAACACCAATGATTTTGTCAGTACTGAATACAACGAAACAACATTCGATGATCTGATCATCTGGATATCGCCCAACATCCTTTTCAGCCGCATGATCAGCGCAGGGAGGTTACCGTGA
- a CDS encoding type II secretion system F family protein yields the protein MPLYRYKAMNKEGRMRQGSLDAANDIDLEQRLARMNLDLIRCSETEEKRASIGQRKIEKSDLINFCFHMEQLTRAGVPLLEGLEDLRDSIEHPRFREVVSNLVDEIEGGRSLSDALTEHPQIFDVLFVNLIKAGELSGELAQIFQSLVEIIKWQDELEKSTKKLLMSPIIVGTTVLGVTIFLMVYLVPQLVGFIESMGEELPMHTRALIATSDFMVKYWYLCIITPPAIFFSIRLLIEKNEAARFQFDRIKLNFPQVGPVMQKILLSRFTNFFAMLYAAGIPVLRGLEIAESIIDNKVIQKAIMQAHDNIQDGESIAESFRETELFPPLVIRMMNVGESTGQLDKALLNVSYFFDRDIKDSIEKVQALIGPIMTAVLGLLLGWVMMSVLGPIYSTISNIQV from the coding sequence ATGCCATTGTATCGCTACAAAGCCATGAACAAAGAAGGTCGCATGCGGCAGGGCAGCCTTGACGCCGCTAACGACATTGATCTTGAGCAGCGGCTCGCGCGAATGAACCTGGATTTGATCCGTTGTTCAGAAACCGAAGAAAAACGCGCCAGTATCGGTCAGCGCAAAATCGAGAAGTCCGACCTGATCAACTTCTGCTTCCACATGGAGCAGCTGACAAGGGCCGGTGTGCCTCTGCTGGAGGGACTTGAAGATCTGAGGGACAGCATTGAACATCCAAGATTTCGGGAGGTGGTCTCCAACCTGGTCGACGAAATTGAAGGTGGAAGAAGTCTGTCTGACGCGCTGACCGAACACCCACAGATCTTTGATGTCTTGTTTGTCAACCTGATCAAGGCCGGAGAACTCAGCGGAGAACTCGCACAAATATTTCAATCGCTGGTGGAGATCATCAAGTGGCAGGATGAGCTGGAGAAGTCTACAAAAAAACTCCTGATGTCACCCATCATTGTCGGCACGACGGTTCTGGGTGTCACCATCTTCCTGATGGTCTATCTGGTGCCGCAATTGGTGGGCTTTATCGAATCGATGGGTGAAGAACTACCCATGCATACACGAGCCCTGATCGCCACTTCCGATTTCATGGTGAAATACTGGTACCTGTGCATCATCACACCACCGGCAATATTCTTTTCCATTCGATTGCTGATTGAAAAAAACGAAGCGGCGCGCTTTCAATTCGACCGTATCAAACTGAATTTCCCTCAGGTTGGTCCGGTTATGCAGAAAATCCTGCTGTCGAGATTTACCAATTTTTTCGCGATGCTCTATGCGGCTGGCATTCCTGTACTGAGAGGTCTGGAGATAGCGGAAAGCATCATCGACAACAAGGTCATCCAGAAAGCCATCATGCAAGCACATGACAATATTCAGGACGGCGAATCCATAGCAGAAAGTTTCCGGGAAACTGAATTGTTTCCTCCACTGGTCATTCGCATGATGAACGTCGGCGAATCGACTGGTCAGCTCGACAAGGCGTTATTGAATGTAAGTTACTTTTTCGACCGGGACATCAAAGACTCGATTGAAAAGGTTCAGGCACTTATCGGCCCCATCATGACCGCCGTTCTGGGACTGCTGCTGGGCTGGGTCATGATGTCGGTACTGGGTCCCATATACAGCACAATCAGCAACATTCAGGTCTGA
- a CDS encoding GspE/PulE family protein: MSTSAPKRKLGQVLLENGAVTEDQLRIALLELKNTNKPLGAVLIDLGFVTDGIVREALSENTGQRTVDLSGAVIDAESIKIVPQDIARRYTVLPLSYDKTAKHLTLAMTDTYNVVALDQIMALNGSDLRITPVLAGESDIMRIVEQFYGFELSIDGILREIETGELDMESLQLGEEAYSHPMVRLINALLADAVQREASDIHFEPEEAFLRIRYRIDGVLRQVRSLHKSYWPAMVVRLKVISNMNIAESRAPQDGRISMSLVGRQIDFRAASQPTTWGENFVLRILDRNKGIVAMEKLGLSDDNLTLLRLMLARPEGIILVTGPTGSGKTTTLYSILNNINTEAVNIMTMEDPVEYPMAMIRQSSVNESVKMGFGEGIRSMMRQDPDVILVGEIRDHITAEMAFRAAMTGHQVFSTLHTNSAVGSIPRLLDIGILPDVIAGNLIGVIAQRLVRRLCQACKEPYPAVDLEKRLLGMSHSDKEIIIHRPKGCPKCDHQGYKGRTSVIEILKISSDMDELIARRASMKEMLELAKSQGFQPIVDDGCRRVLDGTTSLEEITRVLDLTARISG; the protein is encoded by the coding sequence ATGAGCACATCAGCGCCCAAGAGAAAGCTGGGGCAGGTACTGCTGGAAAACGGTGCCGTCACCGAAGACCAGCTACGCATTGCGCTGCTCGAGCTGAAAAACACCAATAAACCTTTGGGTGCGGTACTGATTGATCTCGGCTTCGTGACCGACGGCATTGTCCGTGAAGCTCTCAGTGAAAACACCGGTCAACGAACAGTCGACCTGAGCGGCGCTGTCATTGACGCGGAATCGATAAAAATAGTCCCACAGGACATCGCTCGCCGCTACACAGTGCTTCCTCTGTCGTATGACAAAACGGCCAAACACCTGACGCTGGCAATGACCGATACATATAACGTGGTGGCGCTGGACCAGATCATGGCATTAAACGGCAGTGATCTAAGAATTACACCCGTACTGGCCGGCGAATCCGACATTATGCGGATAGTTGAGCAGTTCTACGGATTCGAGCTGTCGATCGACGGCATTCTGCGAGAAATCGAAACCGGTGAACTGGATATGGAAAGCCTGCAGCTTGGGGAAGAGGCCTATAGCCACCCAATGGTTCGCCTTATCAACGCACTGCTGGCCGACGCGGTGCAGCGTGAAGCATCGGATATTCACTTTGAACCGGAAGAGGCATTCCTGAGAATCCGCTATCGCATCGACGGTGTGCTAAGGCAGGTGCGAAGTCTGCACAAGAGCTATTGGCCAGCCATGGTCGTGCGCCTGAAAGTTATCAGCAACATGAATATTGCCGAGTCCCGTGCACCGCAGGACGGACGCATTTCAATGTCTCTGGTCGGTCGTCAGATCGACTTCCGTGCAGCATCGCAACCAACAACATGGGGCGAGAACTTTGTATTGCGTATTCTGGATCGCAACAAAGGCATCGTAGCCATGGAGAAGCTGGGTTTGAGTGATGACAATCTGACACTGCTACGTCTGATGCTTGCCCGCCCCGAGGGAATTATTCTGGTCACGGGCCCAACGGGTAGCGGTAAAACCACGACGCTTTACTCAATTCTCAATAATATCAATACAGAAGCGGTCAACATCATGACGATGGAAGACCCGGTAGAATACCCGATGGCCATGATTCGTCAATCCTCTGTCAACGAGTCGGTGAAAATGGGCTTTGGTGAGGGTATTCGCTCAATGATGCGTCAGGACCCTGACGTGATTCTGGTGGGTGAGATCAGGGATCACATTACCGCCGAAATGGCCTTTCGGGCCGCCATGACCGGCCACCAGGTATTCTCAACGCTTCACACCAATTCCGCCGTCGGCTCAATTCCGCGCCTTCTTGATATTGGAATTTTGCCGGACGTCATTGCCGGCAATCTCATTGGCGTCATTGCCCAACGACTGGTCAGGCGCCTTTGTCAGGCATGCAAAGAGCCTTACCCGGCAGTCGACCTTGAAAAACGACTGCTTGGCATGTCACACAGCGACAAAGAAATCATTATTCATCGGCCCAAAGGATGCCCCAAGTGTGATCATCAGGGATACAAGGGACGAACATCAGTCATCGAAATTCTGAAAATCTCATCAGACATGGATGAACTGATCGCCCGACGCGCCAGCATGAAAGAAATGCTGGAGCTGGCGAAATCGCAAGGTTTTCAGCCGATTGTTGATGATGGCTGCCGCCGCGTGCTCGACGGCACCACCAGTCTGGAAGAAATAACCAGGGTTCTGGATCTGACCGCCAGAATCAGCGGGTAA
- a CDS encoding tetratricopeptide repeat protein, whose amino-acid sequence MSLLMEALRKAEEAKRKAAADETPPAPEHKDSAQEADSVPEEPDTKIADSSDWQLSATDEATGDPQHTPLAFSLDDYESADAEIEPVGESNTADALIQGNSPDDDELRLVSAKELLEASTTAPQPAPESEPASESEPVSAPEPVPAPEPVPAPEPVPAPEPEPIPTTSESLSAASQNGEDREKEAALAREQFKATARQLFAAKSRTPNSGRRRLVLLSLSGLLPLSIAVIWLASELDLFGTGNQYNVTIPADFRPTFEEPITEQIAVESITPETPADIVESAASAQTDGLADMPEPAGIPEAELAVDITAASVQIDNQPADIPAEAAEARDETESPVAAIQSVPDASPTPTEPSNSALASPVRVSRSQPVRNPDMQLLSAWAAYQQGNYSVARTLYAQVLDTDRDNRDALLGLAASALQLGDMLTARQHYSRLLTMNPRDPEARSGLISTTSFADPMQRELELKSMLQDYPQMAAIHYLLGHLYAEQDRWFEAQQAYYNALLSARTQMEGPVSPDYAFNLAVSLERINQASAALNYYREAQTLAADLSPGFDMRTLEDRIQSIQRSLQ is encoded by the coding sequence ATGAGTTTACTAATGGAAGCGCTTCGTAAAGCTGAAGAAGCGAAGCGCAAGGCGGCAGCCGATGAGACGCCGCCTGCCCCTGAACACAAGGATTCCGCTCAGGAAGCGGACAGCGTGCCCGAAGAGCCAGATACAAAAATTGCGGATTCATCTGATTGGCAGCTTTCGGCCACTGATGAGGCAACCGGCGACCCTCAGCATACGCCACTGGCGTTTTCTCTCGACGATTATGAATCGGCAGATGCCGAAATTGAACCGGTTGGCGAGAGTAACACTGCAGACGCGCTGATACAGGGAAACTCGCCAGACGACGATGAGCTCCGTCTGGTGTCTGCGAAAGAACTTCTGGAGGCATCGACAACTGCTCCGCAACCTGCGCCTGAGTCAGAACCTGCCTCTGAATCAGAACCAGTTTCTGCTCCAGAGCCAGTTCCTGCACCAGAGCCAGTTCCTGCACCAGAGCCAGTTCCTGCACCAGAGCCAGAGCCGATCCCGACTACGAGTGAGTCGCTGTCCGCTGCGTCGCAAAATGGTGAAGACCGTGAAAAAGAGGCGGCGCTGGCACGTGAACAATTCAAAGCCACCGCAAGGCAATTGTTTGCAGCCAAGTCCCGAACCCCGAATAGCGGTCGGCGCCGCCTTGTGCTGCTGTCCTTGTCCGGTCTTTTACCGTTAAGCATTGCAGTCATATGGCTGGCCAGTGAACTCGACCTGTTCGGAACAGGCAATCAGTACAATGTCACAATTCCTGCCGACTTCCGCCCAACATTTGAGGAGCCGATTACTGAACAGATAGCGGTTGAATCCATTACGCCGGAAACTCCCGCAGACATTGTAGAGTCGGCAGCCTCCGCGCAGACCGATGGCTTGGCAGATATGCCTGAACCAGCAGGCATACCAGAAGCCGAACTTGCAGTGGACATAACAGCCGCTTCCGTGCAAATTGACAACCAACCTGCCGACATACCTGCGGAAGCAGCTGAAGCGAGGGACGAAACAGAGTCCCCCGTGGCAGCGATTCAGTCAGTGCCTGACGCATCCCCGACACCAACTGAGCCATCTAATTCCGCGCTGGCCTCGCCTGTCCGCGTCAGTCGGTCACAACCAGTCCGCAATCCTGACATGCAGTTACTGTCTGCCTGGGCGGCGTATCAACAGGGGAACTATAGCGTCGCTCGCACCCTGTATGCGCAGGTTCTGGATACTGACCGGGACAATCGGGACGCACTGTTGGGTCTGGCCGCCTCTGCACTGCAACTGGGCGATATGCTCACCGCGCGACAACATTATTCACGTCTGTTAACGATGAACCCTCGTGACCCTGAGGCTCGATCTGGATTGATCAGTACAACCAGCTTTGCCGATCCGATGCAGCGCGAACTCGAACTAAAATCCATGTTGCAGGATTACCCGCAGATGGCTGCCATCCACTACTTGCTGGGCCATTTGTACGCCGAACAGGACAGGTGGTTCGAAGCACAGCAGGCTTATTACAACGCTCTGCTGTCGGCCCGCACCCAAATGGAAGGTCCAGTGAGCCCGGATTACGCCTTCAATCTGGCTGTCAGCCTTGAACGAATCAACCAGGCCAGTGCCGCCCTGAATTATTACCGTGAGGCACAGACGCTGGCTGCAGATTTATCCCCGGGCTTCGACATGCGAACGCTTGAAGATCGCATTCAATCGATACAACGGAGTCTGCAATGA